The Salicibibacter halophilus DNA window GTTTCATCATCCATACCCGTCACTTCTACCGATGGAAACGCATAAAAAGAACCACCGGGAAAACGGCATGAAAGCCCTGCCTCGTTCAACGCGTGCACAATGTAATTGCGGCGGGCGCGATAACTGTTCGTCATTTTTTCCACGATGCCTCTCCCGTTTCGCAATGCTTCCAATGCTCCATGCTGGGCCTGTGTGGGCGCACACATGAGTGAATATTGGTGAATTTTTAGCATCGCTTGCGTAATATCGGGGGGAGCGCAAACAAATCCCAGCCGCCAACCCGTCATGGCAAATGCTTTGGAAAAACCGGAAATTAACACGGTTCGGTCCCGCATATGCTCAAGTGTCGAGAAGGCCGTATGCTCCGTGTCATAACTAAGTTCCGCGTAAATTTCATCGGAGAAAACGAGCAAATCATGGGCTTCCGCTACCTCTGCAATGGCCTGAAGCTCAACATCGTTCATGACCGCTCCCGTTGGATTGTTTGGAAAAGATAGGATGATTGCGCGGCTTCGATCGGTGATTGCTGCTTCCAAACGTTCTTTTGTCAGTTTAAAATCAGTAGAAGCATCAGCCGCAACCGGCACGGGCACTGCTCCCGAAAGTGTAACCAACGGTTCATACGAAACGAATGCAGGGGTTGCCACCAACACTTCATCACCCGGATCAATGGTTGCTCGTACGGCAAGGTCAATCGCTTCACTGGCTCCAACCGTGACAATAACTTCCTCTTCCGGATCATAGCCCACGTCAAAACGGTCAAGCATATATTCGCTAATGGCGGTACGCAATTCAAACATTCCCGCATTCGACGTGTAGGAGGTATACCCTTGCTCCAAGGCTGCCATAGACGCTTCCCGCACATTCCACGGGGTTACAAAATCAGGTTCGCCGACCCCTAGGGAGATGCAATCTTCCATGTTTGCGGCCAAATCAAAAAAACGCCGGATGCCTGAAGGTTCAATGTTAGAAACCGCCCGTGAAAGCCGTTTATTTTTCGTTTTCGGTTGCACTGTGTTTTGACTCATGGTGACACCACCATACGGCGGTCTTTTTCATCTTGATTAAAAACAACACCGTCGTGCTTATATTTTTTCAATCGAAAATGCGTGGTCGTTGATAATACCGCGTCCAATGTGGATAATTTACTGGACACAAAACGGGCAACTCCCTCCATTGTCTGCCCTTCAACCATGACGGAAAGATCATATGTCCCCGACATCAAGTATAGAGCGGTCACTTCCGGGAAACGCTGAATACGTGCAGCCACTTCATCAAAACCAACCTCGCGCTGAGGGGTAACTTTTACATCGATCATGGCGGCAATGTGATCTTCCGTGGTGACTTTAGTCCAATCAATTAATGCTGCATAACTCAAAATAACCTTTTCATCTTCAAGTTTCTTCATACATGCGTTTACATTATCTTCGTTTTCGTCCAACATCTTTGCAAGTACATCCGTTCCTATGCGTCCATGATGCTCGAGGATACGGATGAGCTCCAGTTCTTTATCTTTTGTCACTGCCATTCCTCCATTGATGAAAATGCCTATATATACATCGTATCGTAAGATCGTGCAACATGTGCCAAAAACGACGATTATAAACATTTTATCATAAATTTCGATTATTCTTCTGACTATTTTTTGAAAGTGTGAAATGATGAAAGGATTTATCAGCTATTACCATAAGGAACCGACCGTTGCATTACTCATTATTGATATGATTAACGACTTGGAATTTGAAGATGGGGAAAAATTATATAAACCTATGCGAGCTGCTGCCGAACAAATTTCCTCATTAAAAGCATGGGCAAGATCGTTTCACATCCCGGTCATTTACGTCAACGACAATTATGGTTATTGGCAAAGTGATTTCCGGGAACTTGTTAACCATTGCCTCTCCGAAAACGTCCGCGGACAAGAGATTGCACGCATGCTCCCGCCGGCGGATGAGGATTATTTTGTGTTAAAGCCACAGTTTTCCGGTTTTTTTTATACCCCGCTCGACCTTCTGTTGCGCTACCTGAACGTGCGCACGTTGATTTTAACCGGGGCGTCCGGCAACATGTGTGTCCATTTCACGGCAAACGATGCCTATATGCGAGGCTATAAAACAATCGTCCCTCGTGATTGCATCGCTTCGGCTCATCAACAGGAAAGTGAGAAAGCCATTCAAATAATGGAAAAAGTTTTAAAAGTGACGACCACTCCTGCCACTGAATTATCCATGCGCAATGTCATTACCGAGGCTCAGGCGTATTACGAGGAAACGTGAAAAGCATTTGGCATATCCTAGCCGTACAAGATATGATGAAAAAGAAAGGTGGTTGTCATGCAGTTTTTAAATAACGAATACAGAGATGAAATTTTTGAGGCTGCTTTTGAAAACGGCTATCATTGTCTGGTCGTTGTGGACCGCCAAGGTTTCATTACTTATATGAATAAGAGTTACTGCAATTTCCTGGATGTTGATCAGCAAAAAATTGTTGGAATGCATGTCGCAGATGTAATCGAAAATTCAAGGATGCACATCGTCATTGACACAGGGGTAGAGGAAATTGCAGACCTACAGTATATTCGCGGCAATTATATGATCGCGAACAGAATTCCCGTCTATTCAAACGGTGAAATCGTAGGCGCGATAGGCACTGTCCTTTATCGTGATACAAAGGAATGGATGGAAATGAACAGCCATATCAAAAATGTAATGTTGGAGCTTGAATATTACCGTAATCAACTCAAACACCAGCACGGAATCACCTACTCGCTTCACGATCTTATCGGAAAGTCTTCTTCCATTATAGAGATTAAGAACAAAGTGAAAAAAGTCGCCCCCGGTGATGTCACCATTTTATTACGAGGCGAAAGCGGCACAGGAAAAGAGCTATTCGCCCACAGCATCCACCATTTAAGTGAACGAAACTCCAACCCGTTTGTCGTCGTTAATTGCGCAACAATCCCGGAACATTTATTTGAGGCGGAGTTATTCGGATATCACGAAGGCGCATTCACCGGCGCTAAAAAAGGTGGAAAAATCGGAAAAATTCAATTGGCAGACGGCGGCACTCTGTTTTTGGACGAAATCGGGGATATGCCAATGAGTACACAAGTGAAGCTTTTAAGAGTATTGCAAGAAGGGAAAGTAGAGGCATTAGGCGGAACGGAATCTCAAAAAGTAGATCTAAGAATTGTAGCCGCAACAAACCAGCCCTTAGAGAAACGTATGGAAGAGAATTTATTTAGAGAGGACTTATTCTACCGTATCAATGTCATCCCTATACACATCCCGCCATTAAGGGAAAGAACTGAAGATATAAGATTATTGTCAAAATATCTCCTCTACAAAATCACAAGACGATCAGGAAAAAGAGTCATTGATTTCCAATCCGATGTCCTTGACTTCTTCATGCATTATTCGTGGCCCGGTAATATTAGAGAATTGGAGAATCTGATCGAGTCTGCTGTATACCTCACAAATTCAGAAATCATCACATTGTCCGACCTCCCTGAACAGATGAAGCAAAGTTCATACGTCCTTAGCGAAAGAAGAAGTTTAAAAGACATTGTGGAAGAAACGGAAAAGCAAACCATTGAAGTTACACTGCAAAAGGTACAAGGAGATAAAAATAAAGCTAAAAACATGTTAGGTATCGGAAAATCGGCCTTATATGAAAAAATAAAAAAATACAGCTTATAAAATTCCGGAAAAGCGGAAATCAATTCCGCTTTTCCGGAATTTCCAGCCCAATATTGTAAGGGGTTACATGGTATTGTGTCTTCTTTTCCGCAAAAATGGAAAGGAAGACTTTTTTATTATAAAAAAACGTGATTGTGCCAATGGTTTAAGCGACCACGCATGTTGGCACGTTCTATGCATTTAACACAAGATAAAGCAGCATGCAGCCTTTACATGCTGAAATATGACATTTTTGGAGGCAAGATGATGGTCGAAAATAAAGTGGTTTTTATCACAGGCGCGGCAAGTGGCATTGGCTATGAAATTGGTGTCCATTTTATCAAAAAAGGGGCACGAGTCGTATTTTCCGATATTAACGAAGCGGAGGTTCAAGCTGTTGGCGAACGTTTGCAAAACGAAGGTTACGATTGCTTGGCAATAAAATGTGATGTCACAAAAGAAGAGGAAATGAAAGGTGCGATTGATAAAACGGTTCAACATTATCAGAGACTCGATGTATTCATCAATAATGCCGGGATGCAACACGTCGCTTCTATAGAAGAATTTCCGACAGATACGTTTGAAATGATTACCAAAGTGATGCTCGTCGCTCCCTTTTTAGCCACTAAACATGTGTTGCCGATTATGAAGGAACAAGGGGCAGGCCGAATTCTTAATATGGCTTCGATTAACGGATTGATTGGATTTGCCGGTAAAGCCGCGTACAACAGCGCAAAACACGGTGTTATTGGATTAACGAAAGTATCAAGTTTGGAAGCAGCGGAAGATGGAATTACAGTGAATGCACTTTGTCCAGGGTACGTAGATACACCAATGATTCGCAATCAGCTGGAGGATTTGGGGAAAAATCGTGGGGTGTCATTTGATAAAGCACTCGAAGAAGTTATTTATCCCCTTGTTCCGCAAAAACGATTATTAGAGGTGACAGAAGTTGCTGATTACGCGCTGTTTTTGGCCAGCGATCAGGCAAAAGGAATCACCGGTCAAGCCGTCGTGATTGACGGTGGTTACACAACTCAATAAAACATTCCGAAGATAGAGGAGGTCTTTTTGTATGATCGGGATCATACTCGGTCTTATCGTATTAATGGTGCTGGCATATCGCGGTTGGTCCATAATTTGGGTTGCACCTATTGCCGCCGGCGTCGTTGCTCTAACCGGCGGGCTGGATTTGTTGGATGCCTATACAGGCACGTATATGGCAGGGTTTGTAGATTTTGCCGGGGAATGGTTCCCCGTATTTATGCTTGCAGCGGTATTCGGCAAGCTAATGGGAGACACTGGAATGGCCAAAGCCGTTGCCATGGCTTTCACAAATGTTATCGGCACACAACGAGCCGTGTTGGGTGTTTTGGTCTCCTGTGCAGTGCTTACGTATGGGGGAGTCAGTCTCTTTGTTGTCGTCTTTGCCGCCTATCCGATTGCTTTGACATTATTTCGCGAAGCAAACATTAGCAGGCGGTTAATCCCGCCCACCATTGCTTTAGGAGCATTTACATTTACAATGACTGGTTTGCCGGGCACACCCCAAATCCAAAATTTAATTCCCATGAGCCATTTTAACACCACAGCTATGGCTGCCCCTGTCATGGGGATCGCGGCGTCCGCAGTGATGGCGTTTGGCGGGTACTTTTATTTACGCCGTCGCGAGAAGAAGTTAACAGCTAACGGAGAACTATTCACGGAACCTAGAGATAAAAGCACGCTTGAAGGATCAGATATAGAAACACCACATTTTGTATTGTCCTTGCTGCCGCTTCTGACTGTATTAATCACGTTAAATTTATTTGGATGGGACATCGTCGTTGCCTTGATTACCGGGATTCTATTGATTCTATTGTTGAACCTTTCTCAATATAGAGATTTCGTAACATCGATCAACGGTGGCGCCGCCGGGTCTGTAACAGCGATTGTGAACACAAGTGCAGCTGTCGGCTTTGGCGCTGTCGTGCAAGCCGTTCCAGGTTTCACTCAACTGACCGAATATTTAACCAGTCTTGAAGGAAACCCATTAATTTCTCAAGCAATTGCAGTAAATTTACTGGCAGGATCTACAGGCTCGGCTTCCGGAGGTTTGGGAATTGCATTGGATGCGCTTGGAGCAACCTATTATGAATTGGCAATACAAACCGGAATCGACCCTGAAGCATTTCACCGGGTTGCATCTCTTTCCTCCGGGGTTTGGATGCCCTTCCCCATAATGGAGCGGTCTTGACGTTGCTCACCGTGACAGCAATGACGCATAAAGACTGCTACAAAGACATTTTTGTTGTTGCTGTGCTTATCCCGATTATCTCTATCGCAGTAGCCATCCTCTTAGCTTCAATGGGCATTTATTAATAAACAAAAAAAGAGACAGCGCAATCGTTGTCTCTTTTTCTTATCCGCATCCGATTAAAATACTTCCTCCAATGCCCCCCGGTCTTGTTTTAGCCACTGCCGCATCCATGTCTTTGCTTCTTCCAAGTCGTGGAGTTTCGCTTGTCCGCATTGTTCTTCGGTGGCGGCGGGAACATAATCATATTCCAATCCCGCTTTTAACGTTTTTTCCAAAATATCAATGATCTCGGGAACTTCCGCCGGTCCGTTTACGATTAGATAGAAGCCGGTCTGGCATCCCATCGGCGAGAGGTCAATGATTTCAAAATGGTCATAAGCCTCGGCATACCCACGTATATTCAATGCAAGCAAATGCTCGAGCGTGTGAATCACCGGCGGTGTCATGTTCGTCACGTTCGGTTGGGCAAAACGAAGATCGAATTTATGAACGATCCCGTCACTGCCAACTTTTTGCGTACCGGCATGGCGCACATATGGCGCTTTTACCTTTGTATGGTCAAGTTCGAAACTTTCAACACGTGCTTCCATAAAAAATCCCTCCGTGTTCATTCGTACCTCTATCATACCTTACCGGCGATTTCTTTGGCAACGTCCCTCGGTTGGCCCTTAGCTGTTCGCTTTTCCTTTCACCGCTTCCATCGCTTTGACGACATCATCCGTAATTAACCCGTCCGCACCTTTTTCAAGAACGCGTTCCATTCTCCACGTTTTATTTACAGTCCAAACATAGATCGGCAGATGAAGGCGATGCATTCGCCTCATAAACCCGAACCGTAAAAGATAATAATGGGGGCACACCGCATCTGCTCCTATATTTTTCAATCTGACTTCAGGATAAAAATCCTGAATATAGGCATGCAATCGAAATCGTTGTTGAAGTAATCTTCGACCGAGCAATAGGCCTGTTTTAATCTCAGGGTCAAGCTGTTTTATTTTTTTTAACACCATATCATGAAAAGAAGTAATAAGGACTTCTCGCGACATCCCGGTAGCCTCGACGATATCGACGACTTGCTTTTCCAACCCTTTCGTTTTGATTTCAATATCCAGTTTTAAATTCCCTTTACATAGCAACAGAACTTCATGCAATAACGGAAGTTCCCAGCCAATCCCTCTTGCATAATGTTGTAAAGCGTTATAATTACTTTTTTTCACCGCATTGCCATCAAGTTTTCCGTCGTGAAAACAAATCAATTGACCATCCGCCGTGCGGCGAACATCGGTTTCAATATAATCAGCCCCAAGCGCAACGGCTCTTTCAAAAGCTTTTACGGTGTTTTCAACCATATCCACCCCCGTCACTCCACGATGGGCGATGACGAGAGCATTTCGTTTTGTGCGCATGTTGGGCAATGTCCTCCATTCCTCTCATCGTTAGCATTTAGATGAAATTTTCGGTGTTGCGGAGCAACCTTGCATTCAGTCGTGGTTTCCTTGTTTTTTGCTCGGAATTGCAAAATGGCCGACATTGACGAAGCAGTACTTTTCGCTATATATTTAGGAAGACGAAATAAATGACGACCGGGCGAAAACCAATTGAAGGTGATCGTATTCAGACAGAAAAAAGAAATTTAATGATCATGTGGTTTGCCAACATGCTCGTTGCCGGGAGCATGACAATGGTTTTGCCGTTTTTGTCGTTGTATATCGAATCTTTTGGGCAGTATTCCCCCGCTGAGGTCCAACGTTGGGCCGGGATTGTTTTCGGCGTTTCTTTCTTGGTTGCATTCCTGGTATCCCCTATATGGGGACGGATCGGAGATCGGTTTGGCCGAAAAAGCATTCTCATCGGCACAGGATTCGGAATTGCCCTTTCTGTTTTACTAATGGGGTATGCCGAGACTGTCGGTGCCCTTTTCGTGTTGCGAGCTTTCATGGGGCTGGCCACCGGATTCATCCCCGCCTCCATGGCGCTTATATCCGCGCAAAGCAATAAACGTACGGCCGGTGAAACGCTCGGGACATTACAAACGGGCACGGTTTCCGGCGGGCTGATGGGACCGTTATTCGGTGGAATGATTGCCGATACCGTCGGTATGGAACTAACGTTTATTTTGACCGCTTTGCTTCTTGCCGCGGCCACTTTGCTCGTGATTATCGGTGTAAAAGAAGTTATTTTTGAAGAACAAGATGAAAAACAACGTTCCTACAATTGGAAAGAAGTCATTCGACACATTGTCACCCATCCACTATTAATTATGGTAATGGTCGTCGCGCTGATCGTGCAACTTGTAAACTTTAGCGTCCAACCACTGCTGGCCCTTTATGTCGGCGAGCTTACCACTGCTGAAAACATGGCTTTTCTGGCAGGGATGGCGTTTTCTGTAACAGGGCTCGGAAACTTGCTGGCCACTCGCAAGTGGGGGCAAATCGGCGATCGTGTCGGGCATGTGAAAATCATGCTGCTTTTGCTTATCCTTTCCGGTTTATTTTTCATCCCGCAAGCATTTGTTACCGAACTCTGGCAATTGGTATTGCTTCGGTTTCTATACGGCATACAGATAGGCGGCCTTATCCCGTGCACCACCGCTTATATTCGCCAAGTCTGTCCGGTTGCCATGCAAGGGGAAGTGCTTGGTTACAATCAAAGTTTTCGTTTTCTAGGCAATGTCATCGGACCGGTTTCCGGCGGGTTTATCGCGGGCATGTTTGGCATCCCGGCTGTTTTCATTTTATCCGGGCTTTTGCTGATTATCACCGCTATTATCGTGACCATCATGCTCAATCACAGATCCCGGCCAAAAGAACAGAAATACGAAAGTACACAAACGGTTTAAACGAGGGACCCCCCGGGGTTCCTTTTCTAATTGTCAACCTTTTTTATTTTTGTGTTGACACAACATGAGCCGCTGTTTACAATCATGTTATCAATGAATATGGGGGATCGATCTACATATGAAATCGTTTGATTTGGTCATTATCGCGATGTTTGTCGCATTAATGAGTGTGGCAGCAAATATAACCGTTCTTTTTCCGTTTCTCGTTATTGCAGGAATACCGTTAACTTTTCAACCGTTCATCGCTGTTTTGGCCGGCGCCGTGCTCGGCAGCAAAAGAGGCGCGTTGGCGATGTTGGTCTATACAGTTGTCGGACTATTTGGCGCCCCTGTTTTTGCGCAACTCCAAGGTGGCCCGGGGATCCTTGTTCGACCGACATTCGGCTTTATTTTATCCTTTATTGTCGTTGCTTTTGTCGTCGGAAAAATCATTGAAAAATCACGCGAACCGGGGGTGGCTACTTATGTACTCGCAGGCTTTGCCGGGTTGGCATTTAATTATTTAATCGGAACGAACTGGGTGTATGGCGCATATGTACTTGGTTTCGATGCTCCCGAACAATTTACATACGGAATTGTTTGGCTGGGAATGCTTCCGCTGTTTGTAAAAGATATCCTTTTCACAATCGCGGCCGGCGTCGTTGCGCACAACCTTCCCGAATCCGTAAAGCGCCCCGTAATCGGAAAAAGCATGGCTAGTCAGAGGGCACCGATCGATTCTTAGAATATGACCAATTGAGCGTCAGTGACTAGATGTGACTCGGCCCTCAAGTGCTTCAGGATTCATATTACTTCATGGCGACCGGATCGGCTCGCACCTTCGCGTTTCGGGCTTCATGATCGCTCCATGAAACACGACGGGCACTCATTTCCTGATGATCGATCATTATAGGCCGACTTCATGTACTCCCCGGTCATTTAATGCCGCTAGTTCCTCTTCGCTGATTTCACCGTTCCCTTTTTGAACAATGTATACGTCTACGTCTTTTTTTCCCCACTCGTTATATACTTGATCGGTGGTGTCAAAATACAGATCAATTTTCGCTCCTTGTATCGCAGATCCGGTATCGGTAACTACGCCATAGCCATAGCCGGGGATAAATAAAACCGTCCCCATTGGAAATAGGGCGGGGTCTGCTGCAATCGTAGAATAAACGTTACGGTGAACCGGGACCCCTGAATAGGTAATCCCGTACGCGGGATCTCCCGGTTTTTTTCCGGTCGATTCGGCATTAGCTGTGTAGCCTGTCGCTGTTACCGTTTCAACGGGGTACTGGGACCAATTGATTTCTTTTTCCAGCGCAGTAACTGTTTCCCCCATTGAAGCACTTGCCGTTTCCGCTCTTTGTATCGTTTTTGCCGCGGCAACACCTAAACCAGGATGTATAGAGGAAGCTGTTCGTGTTTCTTCTATTCGGTCATTTTCAACACCTATGAGCTCATTTACAGGCACTTGGCTCAAAGTTGTCCACGTCACATATAAGGCTGCAATAAATAGCACTGTCATAAGAACGTTTTTATAAAATTTGAGCCTTTTGGACATGCGTTCACCCTCTTTCGCTTCTGAAAGCATGTCCAAAGAGAATGGGAGATATACATAAAATGAAACTTCCATCAAAAGAGGAGGATCTCCCCGCAGATGGTTAACAATGTACGTCGGCTAAGCCAGCCGCAAGTTTCATAAAAAAACGTGCTACGTGATCATTGAGCACGCAACACGTTTTTCACCTAAAACATTTGATACCCACGAACCCGCAACATACGTACGGAAATTCCTGCGATAATCGCTCCTATTAACCCAGACCCCAAAATCAGCACATCAACCAATTGCAGCGATGCCAAACTCGGCCCGATTGCCGAAAAGGAGGCAGCCGGCGATGTGAAATATTCGGTAAAACTCGCCGGGTTTACAATCCAAATGACGATTATCGGATAAATCACAGCCATCATCCACGTGGATCGCAATACCATATTCAATAAAAATCCAATCCCAAAAAAAAGGATGATAAATAACATCATCGATATAATTAATTGCGGGAGACTTGTAATTCCCAAGCCGCTCACCTCCGTATCAAAAACAAGTGTACAAAAGGAACCGTCAAGCGTCAATCCAGAGGTGAGCAGTTAACATTCGGAGTTTTACAGCGGATTTCGCCCTTTTGTTAACATAAGCGATAGTCCCCCGAGTTTCATCAAATAACGGTTGTCGCTCATATGCTTCATAAACAGCGCGGAGCGTCCATACATCTTTCGGCTTTTCACTGTACCCATCGCTTCTTTTCCACCAAGGGATGCCAATGTCCCGAGGATTTCCGGTTGAAAATTCGTAGTGGCTCCGCCCATGATTAAATTTGTTATATTTTCACCGGCTTTCGTTCCTTGCTGCATAGCGATTTGAGCAGTCGGCGGATACGGACGTTCTGTTTCTTCATTAATAATGAGGGAGCAATCTCCAATAACGAAAACATCCTCCAGCCCGGGCGCACGTAAATCCGGTTCTACTTTTACGCGTCCTCGGTTCGCTTCTATTCCGGCATCTTCGATAATAGGGTTGCCGCGTACGCCAGTCGCCCAAATGACCGTGTTCGCAGAAATCTCTTCCCCATCCTTCAGAATAACCTTGCCTTCTTGCACTTCGCTAATCGGCTTGTTGATTTTAAATTCCACGCCCCGGTGCTCCAACAGATTCATGGCATATTCGACAAGTTCTGGATCAAAACCGGGAAGAGCAGTCGGCGCGGCTTCGATCACGTACATGCGGACCT harbors:
- a CDS encoding aminotransferase produces the protein MSQNTVQPKTKNKRLSRAVSNIEPSGIRRFFDLAANMEDCISLGVGEPDFVTPWNVREASMAALEQGYTSYTSNAGMFELRTAISEYMLDRFDVGYDPEEEVIVTVGASEAIDLAVRATIDPGDEVLVATPAFVSYEPLVTLSGAVPVPVAADASTDFKLTKERLEAAITDRSRAIILSFPNNPTGAVMNDVELQAIAEVAEAHDLLVFSDEIYAELSYDTEHTAFSTLEHMRDRTVLISGFSKAFAMTGWRLGFVCAPPDITQAMLKIHQYSLMCAPTQAQHGALEALRNGRGIVEKMTNSYRARRNYIVHALNEAGLSCRFPGGSFYAFPSVEVTGMDDETFAEQLLKEEKVAVVPGSVFGKGGEGHVRCSYATSMDALQIATARIEAFVHRHAQ
- a CDS encoding Lrp/AsnC family transcriptional regulator, whose protein sequence is MTKDKELELIRILEHHGRIGTDVLAKMLDENEDNVNACMKKLEDEKVILSYAALIDWTKVTTEDHIAAMIDVKVTPQREVGFDEVAARIQRFPEVTALYLMSGTYDLSVMVEGQTMEGVARFVSSKLSTLDAVLSTTTHFRLKKYKHDGVVFNQDEKDRRMVVSP
- a CDS encoding cysteine hydrolase family protein, which codes for MMKGFISYYHKEPTVALLIIDMINDLEFEDGEKLYKPMRAAAEQISSLKAWARSFHIPVIYVNDNYGYWQSDFRELVNHCLSENVRGQEIARMLPPADEDYFVLKPQFSGFFYTPLDLLLRYLNVRTLILTGASGNMCVHFTANDAYMRGYKTIVPRDCIASAHQQESEKAIQIMEKVLKVTTTPATELSMRNVITEAQAYYEET
- a CDS encoding sigma-54 interaction domain-containing protein — protein: MQFLNNEYRDEIFEAAFENGYHCLVVVDRQGFITYMNKSYCNFLDVDQQKIVGMHVADVIENSRMHIVIDTGVEEIADLQYIRGNYMIANRIPVYSNGEIVGAIGTVLYRDTKEWMEMNSHIKNVMLELEYYRNQLKHQHGITYSLHDLIGKSSSIIEIKNKVKKVAPGDVTILLRGESGTGKELFAHSIHHLSERNSNPFVVVNCATIPEHLFEAELFGYHEGAFTGAKKGGKIGKIQLADGGTLFLDEIGDMPMSTQVKLLRVLQEGKVEALGGTESQKVDLRIVAATNQPLEKRMEENLFREDLFYRINVIPIHIPPLRERTEDIRLLSKYLLYKITRRSGKRVIDFQSDVLDFFMHYSWPGNIRELENLIESAVYLTNSEIITLSDLPEQMKQSSYVLSERRSLKDIVEETEKQTIEVTLQKVQGDKNKAKNMLGIGKSALYEKIKKYSL
- a CDS encoding 3-hydroxybutyrate dehydrogenase, giving the protein MVENKVVFITGAASGIGYEIGVHFIKKGARVVFSDINEAEVQAVGERLQNEGYDCLAIKCDVTKEEEMKGAIDKTVQHYQRLDVFINNAGMQHVASIEEFPTDTFEMITKVMLVAPFLATKHVLPIMKEQGAGRILNMASINGLIGFAGKAAYNSAKHGVIGLTKVSSLEAAEDGITVNALCPGYVDTPMIRNQLEDLGKNRGVSFDKALEEVIYPLVPQKRLLEVTEVADYALFLASDQAKGITGQAVVIDGGYTTQ
- a CDS encoding S-ribosylhomocysteine lyase, giving the protein MEARVESFELDHTKVKAPYVRHAGTQKVGSDGIVHKFDLRFAQPNVTNMTPPVIHTLEHLLALNIRGYAEAYDHFEIIDLSPMGCQTGFYLIVNGPAEVPEIIDILEKTLKAGLEYDYVPAATEEQCGQAKLHDLEEAKTWMRQWLKQDRGALEEVF
- a CDS encoding glycerophosphodiester phosphodiesterase, which gives rise to MRTKRNALVIAHRGVTGVDMVENTVKAFERAVALGADYIETDVRRTADGQLICFHDGKLDGNAVKKSNYNALQHYARGIGWELPLLHEVLLLCKGNLKLDIEIKTKGLEKQVVDIVEATGMSREVLITSFHDMVLKKIKQLDPEIKTGLLLGRRLLQQRFRLHAYIQDFYPEVRLKNIGADAVCPHYYLLRFGFMRRMHRLHLPIYVWTVNKTWRMERVLEKGADGLITDDVVKAMEAVKGKANS
- a CDS encoding MFS transporter, with amino-acid sequence MTTGRKPIEGDRIQTEKRNLMIMWFANMLVAGSMTMVLPFLSLYIESFGQYSPAEVQRWAGIVFGVSFLVAFLVSPIWGRIGDRFGRKSILIGTGFGIALSVLLMGYAETVGALFVLRAFMGLATGFIPASMALISAQSNKRTAGETLGTLQTGTVSGGLMGPLFGGMIADTVGMELTFILTALLLAAATLLVIIGVKEVIFEEQDEKQRSYNWKEVIRHIVTHPLLIMVMVVALIVQLVNFSVQPLLALYVGELTTAENMAFLAGMAFSVTGLGNLLATRKWGQIGDRVGHVKIMLLLLILSGLFFIPQAFVTELWQLVLLRFLYGIQIGGLIPCTTAYIRQVCPVAMQGEVLGYNQSFRFLGNVIGPVSGGFIAGMFGIPAVFILSGLLLIITAIIVTIMLNHRSRPKEQKYESTQTV
- a CDS encoding biotin transporter BioY, producing MKSFDLVIIAMFVALMSVAANITVLFPFLVIAGIPLTFQPFIAVLAGAVLGSKRGALAMLVYTVVGLFGAPVFAQLQGGPGILVRPTFGFILSFIVVAFVVGKIIEKSREPGVATYVLAGFAGLAFNYLIGTNWVYGAYVLGFDAPEQFTYGIVWLGMLPLFVKDILFTIAAGVVAHNLPESVKRPVIGKSMASQRAPIDS
- a CDS encoding 3D domain-containing protein; the protein is MTVLFIAALYVTWTTLSQVPVNELIGVENDRIEETRTASSIHPGLGVAAAKTIQRAETASASMGETVTALEKEINWSQYPVETVTATGYTANAESTGKKPGDPAYGITYSGVPVHRNVYSTIAADPALFPMGTVLFIPGYGYGVVTDTGSAIQGAKIDLYFDTTDQVYNEWGKKDVDVYIVQKGNGEISEEELAALNDRGVHEVGL
- a CDS encoding YuiB family protein, whose amino-acid sequence is MGITSLPQLIISMMLFIILFFGIGFLLNMVLRSTWMMAVIYPIIVIWIVNPASFTEYFTSPAASFSAIGPSLASLQLVDVLILGSGLIGAIIAGISVRMLRVRGYQMF
- a CDS encoding NAD(P)/FAD-dependent oxidoreductase, whose product is MARKPHVVILGAGYGGMMTANQLQKKLGTDRANITLVNKHDYHYQTTWLHEPAAGTLHHDNARVEIRKVLNPGKVNIVKDTVEQVKTEEKQVVLKNGEDLSYDYLVIAVGSIAETFGVEGVYEHSYHKWTLDGARELKDKIEFQFAKHRNQENPEEEDLTFVVAGAGFTGIEFIGELTERVPELCEQYDVPREKVRMYVIEAAPTALPGFDPELVEYAMNLLEHRGVEFKINKPISEVQEGKVILKDGEEISANTVIWATGVRGNPIIEDAGIEANRGRVKVEPDLRAPGLEDVFVIGDCSLIINEETERPYPPTAQIAMQQGTKAGENITNLIMGGATTNFQPEILGTLASLGGKEAMGTVKSRKMYGRSALFMKHMSDNRYLMKLGGLSLMLTKGRNPL